A single genomic interval of Helianthus annuus cultivar XRQ/B chromosome 6, HanXRQr2.0-SUNRISE, whole genome shotgun sequence harbors:
- the LOC110908086 gene encoding uncharacterized protein LOC110908086 yields the protein MVIGDSDRWFVSRTSGLCLDPAAFGFIRQVHRFAEDDDDFRHESEGDGGGSARRQEVRFEFGLHRKQASQPGSVESTRLNRVNSVRVQVKQSTAGQVVNGSVNGTDGSGQLMKRVRSTRSNLVNSLSQLGQLSRSTQLTRSTQSTSSAFDTRC from the exons ATGGTGATCGGAGACTCGGACCGGTGGTTTGTGTCTCGGACCAGTGGTTTGTGTCTCGATCCAGCGGCCTTTGGCTTTATCCGACAAGTTCACCGGTTTGCTGAAGATGACGATGATTTCCGGCATGAATCCGAAGGCGACGGTGGTGGTTCGGCTCGACGGCAGGAGGTCCG ATTCGAGTTCGGGTTACACAGGAAGCAGGCGAGTCAACCCGGGTCAGTCGAGTCAACTCGGTTAAATCGAGTTAACTCGGTTCGGGTCcaggtcaaacagtcaacagCAGGTCAAGTGGTCAACGGCTCGGTCAATGGGACAGACGGTTCGGGTCAGCTTATGAAGCGGGTTAGGTCGACTCGGTCAAACCTGGTCAACTCGctgagtcaactcggtcaactcagccggtcaactcagttgacccggtcaactcagtcaacctCGTCTGCGTTCGACACAAGATGTTAA